TTAATTTTTTTATCGATATTGAGAACTACAGGCTCATTATTATACTGAAAGCCAGAAGTGACGCTCACCTCATCTGCTTTTTTATCAACGTAACTGACCATTACATACGGCTTGCGATCGGCTGTATAATGTTCACTTTTTTTCTTAGGATGAGATACAATATAACACACTTTTTCACCATCTTCCAATGCAGTATACACAAACCAGTCTTTATATTTTTCGCTCAGTTGTACATTACTAACCGATGCAAGAGTGTCTATTGAAAGAAATATTAGAAATACGAAAAGACTACGCATGTAAACCGAATTTCAAACTCTCTGATTTTATATGTTGTTTTACCTTACTCATCGCTTGCTCAGCCAGCTGTCTTATTCTTTCTCTTGAAACAC
This sequence is a window from Wolbachia endosymbiont (group B) of Protocalliphora azurea. Protein-coding genes within it:
- a CDS encoding invasion associated locus B family protein; this translates as MRSLFVFLIFLSIDTLASVSNVQLSEKYKDWFVYTALEDGEKVCYIVSHPKKKSEHYTADRKPYVMVSYVDKKADEVSVTSGFQYNNEPVVLNIDKKIKYQLPIIQGSLAWTDDTKMDQDLILKMKQGLSMVVNGKVKTANVDDTYSLLGFQKAYQKMHDLCHTK